A window of Panthera leo isolate Ple1 chromosome D2, P.leo_Ple1_pat1.1, whole genome shotgun sequence contains these coding sequences:
- the PGAM1 gene encoding phosphoglycerate mutase 1 — MAAYKLVLIRHGESAWNLENRFSGWYDADLSPAGHEEAKRGGQALRDAGYEFDICFTSVQKRAIRTLWTVLDAIDQMWLPVVRTWRLNERHYGGLTGLNKAETAAKHGEAQVKIWRRSYDVPPPPMEPDHPFYSNISKDRRYADLTEDQLPSCESLKDTIARALPFWNEEIVPQIKEGKRVLIAAHGNSLRGIVKHLEGLSEEAIMELNLPTGIPMVYELDKNLKPIKPMQFLGDEETVRKAMEAVAAQGKAKK; from the exons ATGGCCGCCTATAAGCTGGTGCTGATCAGGCACGGCGAGAGCGCTTGGAACCTGGAGAACCGCTTCAGCGGCTGGTACGACGCCGACTTGAGCCCTGCCGGGCACGAGGAGGCGAAGCGCGGCGGGCAGGCGCTGCGAG ATGCTGGCTATGAGTTTGATATCTGCTTCACCTCCGTGCAGAAGAGAGCAATTCGGACTCTCTGGACAGTGCTGGATGCCATTGACCAAATGTGGCTGCCTGTAGTGAGGACTTGGCGCCTCAATGAGCGGCACTATGGGGGTCTGACTGGCCTTAATAAAGCAGAAACTGCTGCCAAGCATGGTGAGGCCCAAGTAAAGATCTGGAGGCGCTCCTATGATGTCCCGCCACCTCCGATGGAACCCGACCATCCCTTCTACAGCAACATCAGTAAG GATCGCAGGTATGCAGACCTCACTGAAGATCAGCTACCCTCCTGTGAGAGTCTGAAGGACACAATTGCCAGAGCTCTGCCCTTTTGGAATGAAGAAATAGTTCCCCAGATCAAGGAGGGGAAACGGGTCCTGATTGCAGCCCACGGCAACAGCCTTCGGGGCATTGTCAAGCATCTGGAGG GTCTTTCTGAAGAGGCTATCATGGAGCTGAACCTGCCAACAGGTATTCCCATGGTCTATGAATTGGACAAGAACTTGAAGCCCATCAAGCCCATGCAGTTCCTGGGGGATGAAGAGACCGTGCGTAAAGCCATGGAAGCTGTGGCTGCCCAGGGCAAGGCCAAAAAGTGA